A stretch of the Malus sylvestris chromosome 10, drMalSylv7.2, whole genome shotgun sequence genome encodes the following:
- the LOC126584620 gene encoding myosin-11-like isoform X2 → MAKPVTIVVGSHVWVEKPESVWIDGEVLNIKGDDAEIQTSDGNKSTYFHFVQVVAKLSKIYPKDTETPPDGVDDMTKLAYLHEPGVLHNLATRYEINEIYTYTGNILIAINPFQSLSHLYDAHMMERYNGVPFGELSPHVFAIADAAYREMITEGKGNSILVSGESGAGKTETTKMLMRYLAYLGGNAAAEGRSVEQKVLESNPVLEAFGNAKTVRNNNSSRFGKFVEIQFDKRGRISGAAIRTYLLERSRVCQISDSERNYHCFYLLCAAPPQETEKYKLGEPKLYHYLNQSNCYELDGISDQHDYLATRRGMDVVGINAVEQEAIFRVVAAILHLGNIDFANGEDNDSSVLKNDESLFHLQMTAELLMCNPRALEDALCKRVMVTPEEIIKRSLDPLGATVSRDGLAKTIYSRLFDWLVDKINFSIGQDPSSKCLIGVLDIYGFESFKTNSFEQFCINYTNEKLQQHFNKHVFKTEQEEYTKEEIDWSYIEFVDNKDVLDLIEQKKGGIIALLDEACMFPKSTHETFSTKLYQTFKDHKRFMKPKLTRSDFTIVHYAGEVQYQSDQFLDKNKDYIVPEHRDLLSASTCSFVAGLFPPLTEEATKSSKFSSISSRFKLQLQQLMEILNFTEPHYIRCIKPNSVLKPAIFENVNVLQQLRSGGVLEAVRIKCAGYPTYRSFSEFLTRFRVLAPEVLKMDCPENEASEMILVKMGLKDYQIGKTKVFLRAGQMAELDAKRILLLGDSAKVIQTRGRTRITRKKYVSTLEASICVQSFCKGELARKLLKLKKREISAVKIQKTARKRLARKDYLRIKFSSTILQAGVRAMAARDEFRYRVNAAIIIQTGLRAMVAREDFRCKVNAAVIQTDLEAKGEETTKLESSVQASTDLEKEKVKEATNAESPLLTNVSGGVEIDVLSKCQVAQVETEDACSMTQDLSSPDQNAERVKTLTAEVESLKGMLQAEKQRANECERRFVEARVSSEEGRKKLEETERIVHQLQESLNRMIYCMSNQVSELKTILSTASKSSSTTSGPFVRHEGFDSISSNSECSSADSDFTFPAPATSSAYLSSLGPNSIQLIVQDVSGIEVSGSESEKEGAFDDFF, encoded by the exons GCCAAGCCAGTGACCATTGTTGTTGGTTCTCATGTTTGGGTTGAAAAACCAGAATCAGTTTGGATTGACGGTGAAGTACTAAATATTAAGGGTGATGACGCTGAGATTCAAACTAGTGATGGGAATAAG TCGACCTACTTTCATTTTGTCCAGGTTGTTGCAAAGCTGTCAAAAATATACCCAAAAGATACAGAAACTCCTCCTGATGGAGTTGATGACATGACTAAGCTAGCATACTTGCATGAACCTGGAGTGCTTCACAATTTGGCAACTAGATATGAGATAAATGAAATTTAT ACTTACACTGGAAACATTCTCATCGCCATCAATCCATTCCAAAGTCTCTCACATCTGTATGATGCTCATATGATGGAACGGTATAATGGAGTGCCATTTGGAGAACTGAGCCCTCATGTTTTTGCAATAGCAGATGCTGCATACAG GGAAATGATTACTGAGGGAAAAGGCAACTCGATTCTGGTTAGTGGGGAAAGCGGAGCTGGTAAGACTGAAACAACTAAAATGCTTATGCGCTACCTTGCCTATTTGGGTGGTAATGCTGCAGCTGAAGGGCGGAGTGTTGAACAGAAAGTTTTAGAA TCAAATCCAGTTCTTGAAGCATTTGGCAATGCTAAGACTGTTAGAAATAACAATTCCAG CCGCTTTGGGAAATTTGTCGAGATTCAATTTGATAAACGTGGTAGAATATCAGGGGCAGCCATTAGAACATATCTCTTAGAGAGATCTCGTGTTTGCCAGATTTCGGATTCAGAGCGTAACTATCACTGTTTTTATCTCCTTTGTGCTGCTCCACCTCAG GAAACAGAGAAATATAAGTTGGGAGAACCTAAATTATATCACTATCTGAATCAATCAAATTGCTATGAACTTGATGGAATAAGTGATCAACATGATTATCTTGCCACTCGGAGAGGCATGGATGTTGTTGGAATAAATGCAGTAGAAcag GAGGCTATTTTCAGAGTTGTAGCTGCAATTCTTCACCTTGGTAATATAGATTTTGCCAATGGGGAAGATAATGACTCATCTGTTCTGAAAAATGATGAATCCCTTTTTCATCTTCAAATGACAGCAGAACTTCTCAT GTGTAATCCTCGGGCATTGGAAGATGCACTGTGTAAGCGTGTAATGGTTACTCCAGAAGAAATTATTAAAAGAAGTCTTGATCCCCTTGGCGCAACAGTTAGCAGGGATGGATTGGCCAAAACTATATATTCTCGTTTGTTTGACTG GTTGGTGGATAAGATCAATTTCTCAATTGGACAAGACCCTAGCTCAAAATGTCTGATTGGGGTTCTTGATATATATGGTTTTGAAAGCTTCAAAACTAACAG TTTTGAGCAGTTCTGTATTAATTACACTAATGAAAAGCTGCAACAACATTTCAACAAG CATGTATTCAAGACGGAACAAGAGGAATACACTAAAGAGGAAATAGATTGGAGCTACATAGAATTTGTTGATAATAAAGATGTCCTGGATCTCATTGAACAG AAGAAAGGTGGGATTATTGCTCTACTTGATGAAGCTTG TATGTTTCCAAAATCAACTCATGAAACATTTTCAACGAAGCTGTATCAGACATTCAAAGATCACAAACGCTTCATGAAGCCAAAACTGACCCGCTCAGATTTCACCATTGTTCATTATGCAGGAGAA GTACAATATCAGTCTGATCAATTCCTAGACAAAAATAAAGACTATATTGTTCCTGAACATCGAGATTTGTTGAGTGCTTCAACATGTTCTTTTGTAGCAGGCCTTTTCCCTCCACTTACAGAGGAGGCAACCAAATCTTCCAAGTTCTCATCCATCAGTTCTCGTTTTAAG CTACAACTCCAACAATTGATGGAAATACTAAATTTTACAGAACCCCATTACATAAGATGTATAAAGCCAAATAGTGTCTTAAAGCCTGCTATATTCGAGAATGTTAATGTCTTGCAACAGCTACGTTCTGGT GGTGTTTTAGAGGCTGTGCGAATAAAATGTGCTGGATACCCTACTTACAGGAGTTTTTCTGAATTTTTAACTCGATTTCGTGTCCTGGCCCCGGAAGTTTTAAAAATGGA TTGTCCTGAAAATGAAGCCAGCGAAATGATTCTGGTGAAGATGGGGCTTAAAGATTATCAG ATAGGGAAAACAAAGGTTTTCCTAAGAGCTGGTCAGATGGCTGAGCTAGATGCAAAGAGAATACTCTTACTCGGTGACTCAGCTAAGGTGATTCAAACCCGGGGCAGAACTCGTATTACTCGTAAGAAGTATGTTTCTACATTGGAGGCTTCTATTTGCGTACAATCATTTTGTAAAG GAGAACTGGCTCGCAAGTTATTGAAGCTCAAGAAGCGGGAGATTTCTGCAGTTAAAATTCAGAAGACTGCCCGTAAACGCCTGGCGAGAAAAGATTATCTCAGAATAAAGTTCTCTTCGACTATCTTACAGGCAGGCGTGCGGGCAATGGCTGCCCGTGATGAATTTAGATATAGGGTTAATGCGGCAATTATTATTCAG ACAGGTTTACGGGCAATGGTTGCTCGTGAAGATTTTAGATGTAAAGTTAATGCGGCAGTTATTCAG ACTGACTTGGAAGCAAAAGGAGAAGAAACAACGAAGTTGGAGTCCTCTGTGCAAGCTAGT ACTGacttggaaaaagaaaaggttaAAGAGGCAACAAATGCGGAGTCCCCCCTGCTTACTAATGTAAGCGGAGGTGTTGAAATAGATGTGTTGTCTAAATGTCAGGTTGCACAGGTAGAAACTGAAGACGCATGCTCTATGACCCAAGATCTTTCAAGTCCTGATCAAAATGCTGAAAGAGTTAAAACTCTTACTGCAGAGGTTGAAAGTCTGAAG GGCATGTTGCAAGCAGAAAAACAAAGAGCCAATGAGTGTGAAAGGAGGTTTGTGGAAGCTCGGGTATCAAGTGAGGAAGGACGTAAAAAATTAGAGGAAACTGAAAGAATAGTTCATCAACTTCAGGAATCTTTGAACAG GATGATATATTGCATGTCAAACCAAGTTTCGGAGCTGAAAACAATCTTATCTACCGCGTCCAAGTCAAGTTCAACAACTTCAGGACCTTTTGTTAGACATGAAGGGTTTGATAGCATTTCCAGTAACTCTGAATGTTCATCCGCCGACTCAGATTTCACTTTTCCAGCTCCAGCTACAAGTTCAGCTTACCTTTCCTCTCTCGGCCCCAACTCTATCCAGCTTATAGTTCAGGACGTTTCAGGCATAGAAGTTTCAG GATCTGAAAGTGAGAAGGAGGGGGCTTTTGATGACTTCTTCTGA
- the LOC126584620 gene encoding myosin-11-like isoform X3: MAKPVTIVVGSLVWVEKPESVWIDGEVLIIKGDDAEIQTSDGNKSTYFHFVQVVAKLSKIYPKDTETPPDGVDDMTKLAYLHEPGVLHNLATRYEINEIYTYTGNILIAINPFQSLSHLYDAHMMERYNGVPFGELSPHVFAIADAAYREMITEGKGNSILVSGESGAGKTETTKMLMRYLAYLGGNAAAEGRSVEQKVLESNPVLEAFGNAKTVRNNNSSRFGKFVEIQFDKRGRISGAAIRTYLLERSRVCQISDSERNYHCFYLLCAAPPQETEKYKLGEPKLYHYLNQSNCYELDGISDQHDYLATRRGMDVVGINAVEQEAIFRVVAAILHLGNIDFANGEDNDSSVLKNDESLFHLQMTAELLMCNPRALEDALCKRVMVTPEEIIKRSLDPLGATVSRDGLAKTIYSRLFDWLVDKINFSIGQDPSSKCLIGVLDIYGFESFKTNSFEQFCINYTNEKLQQHFNKHVFKTEQEEYTKEEIDWSYIEFVDNKDVLDLIEQKKGGIIALLDEACMFPKSTHETFSTKLYQTFKDHKRFMKPKLTRSDFTIVHYAGEVQYQSDQFLDKNKDYIVPEHRDLLSASTCSFVAGLFPPLTEEATKSSKFSSISSRFKLQLQQLMEILNFTEPHYIRCIKPNSVLKPAIFENVNVLQQLRSGGVLEAVRIKCAGYPTYRSFSEFLTRFRVLAPEVLKMDCPENEASEMILVKMGLKDYQIGKTKVFLRAGQMAELDAKRILLLGDSAKVIQTRGRTRITRKKYVSTLEASICVQSFCKGELARKLLKLKKREISAVKIQKTARKRLARKDYLRIKFSSTILQAGVRAMAARDEFRYRVNAAIIIQTGLRAMVAREDFRCKVNAAVIQTDLEAKGEETTKLESSVQASTDLEKEKVKEATNAESPLLTNVSGGVEIDVLSKCQVAQVETEDACSMTQDLSSPDQNAERVKTLTAEVESLKGMLQAEKQRANECERRFVEARVSSEEGRKKLEETERIVHQLQESLNRMIYCMSNQVSELKTILSTASKSSSTTSGPFVRHEGFDSISSNSECSSADSDFTFPAPATSSAYLSSLGPNSIQLIVQDVSGIEVSGSESEKEGAFDDFF, from the exons TCGACCTACTTTCATTTTGTCCAGGTTGTTGCAAAGCTGTCAAAAATATACCCAAAAGATACAGAAACTCCTCCTGATGGAGTTGATGACATGACTAAGCTAGCATACTTGCATGAACCTGGAGTGCTTCACAATTTGGCAACTAGATATGAGATAAATGAAATTTAT ACTTACACTGGAAACATTCTCATCGCCATCAATCCATTCCAAAGTCTCTCACATCTGTATGATGCTCATATGATGGAACGGTATAATGGAGTGCCATTTGGAGAACTGAGCCCTCATGTTTTTGCAATAGCAGATGCTGCATACAG GGAAATGATTACTGAGGGAAAAGGCAACTCGATTCTGGTTAGTGGGGAAAGCGGAGCTGGTAAGACTGAAACAACTAAAATGCTTATGCGCTACCTTGCCTATTTGGGTGGTAATGCTGCAGCTGAAGGGCGGAGTGTTGAACAGAAAGTTTTAGAA TCAAATCCAGTTCTTGAAGCATTTGGCAATGCTAAGACTGTTAGAAATAACAATTCCAG CCGCTTTGGGAAATTTGTCGAGATTCAATTTGATAAACGTGGTAGAATATCAGGGGCAGCCATTAGAACATATCTCTTAGAGAGATCTCGTGTTTGCCAGATTTCGGATTCAGAGCGTAACTATCACTGTTTTTATCTCCTTTGTGCTGCTCCACCTCAG GAAACAGAGAAATATAAGTTGGGAGAACCTAAATTATATCACTATCTGAATCAATCAAATTGCTATGAACTTGATGGAATAAGTGATCAACATGATTATCTTGCCACTCGGAGAGGCATGGATGTTGTTGGAATAAATGCAGTAGAAcag GAGGCTATTTTCAGAGTTGTAGCTGCAATTCTTCACCTTGGTAATATAGATTTTGCCAATGGGGAAGATAATGACTCATCTGTTCTGAAAAATGATGAATCCCTTTTTCATCTTCAAATGACAGCAGAACTTCTCAT GTGTAATCCTCGGGCATTGGAAGATGCACTGTGTAAGCGTGTAATGGTTACTCCAGAAGAAATTATTAAAAGAAGTCTTGATCCCCTTGGCGCAACAGTTAGCAGGGATGGATTGGCCAAAACTATATATTCTCGTTTGTTTGACTG GTTGGTGGATAAGATCAATTTCTCAATTGGACAAGACCCTAGCTCAAAATGTCTGATTGGGGTTCTTGATATATATGGTTTTGAAAGCTTCAAAACTAACAG TTTTGAGCAGTTCTGTATTAATTACACTAATGAAAAGCTGCAACAACATTTCAACAAG CATGTATTCAAGACGGAACAAGAGGAATACACTAAAGAGGAAATAGATTGGAGCTACATAGAATTTGTTGATAATAAAGATGTCCTGGATCTCATTGAACAG AAGAAAGGTGGGATTATTGCTCTACTTGATGAAGCTTG TATGTTTCCAAAATCAACTCATGAAACATTTTCAACGAAGCTGTATCAGACATTCAAAGATCACAAACGCTTCATGAAGCCAAAACTGACCCGCTCAGATTTCACCATTGTTCATTATGCAGGAGAA GTACAATATCAGTCTGATCAATTCCTAGACAAAAATAAAGACTATATTGTTCCTGAACATCGAGATTTGTTGAGTGCTTCAACATGTTCTTTTGTAGCAGGCCTTTTCCCTCCACTTACAGAGGAGGCAACCAAATCTTCCAAGTTCTCATCCATCAGTTCTCGTTTTAAG CTACAACTCCAACAATTGATGGAAATACTAAATTTTACAGAACCCCATTACATAAGATGTATAAAGCCAAATAGTGTCTTAAAGCCTGCTATATTCGAGAATGTTAATGTCTTGCAACAGCTACGTTCTGGT GGTGTTTTAGAGGCTGTGCGAATAAAATGTGCTGGATACCCTACTTACAGGAGTTTTTCTGAATTTTTAACTCGATTTCGTGTCCTGGCCCCGGAAGTTTTAAAAATGGA TTGTCCTGAAAATGAAGCCAGCGAAATGATTCTGGTGAAGATGGGGCTTAAAGATTATCAG ATAGGGAAAACAAAGGTTTTCCTAAGAGCTGGTCAGATGGCTGAGCTAGATGCAAAGAGAATACTCTTACTCGGTGACTCAGCTAAGGTGATTCAAACCCGGGGCAGAACTCGTATTACTCGTAAGAAGTATGTTTCTACATTGGAGGCTTCTATTTGCGTACAATCATTTTGTAAAG GAGAACTGGCTCGCAAGTTATTGAAGCTCAAGAAGCGGGAGATTTCTGCAGTTAAAATTCAGAAGACTGCCCGTAAACGCCTGGCGAGAAAAGATTATCTCAGAATAAAGTTCTCTTCGACTATCTTACAGGCAGGCGTGCGGGCAATGGCTGCCCGTGATGAATTTAGATATAGGGTTAATGCGGCAATTATTATTCAG ACAGGTTTACGGGCAATGGTTGCTCGTGAAGATTTTAGATGTAAAGTTAATGCGGCAGTTATTCAG ACTGACTTGGAAGCAAAAGGAGAAGAAACAACGAAGTTGGAGTCCTCTGTGCAAGCTAGT ACTGacttggaaaaagaaaaggttaAAGAGGCAACAAATGCGGAGTCCCCCCTGCTTACTAATGTAAGCGGAGGTGTTGAAATAGATGTGTTGTCTAAATGTCAGGTTGCACAGGTAGAAACTGAAGACGCATGCTCTATGACCCAAGATCTTTCAAGTCCTGATCAAAATGCTGAAAGAGTTAAAACTCTTACTGCAGAGGTTGAAAGTCTGAAG GGCATGTTGCAAGCAGAAAAACAAAGAGCCAATGAGTGTGAAAGGAGGTTTGTGGAAGCTCGGGTATCAAGTGAGGAAGGACGTAAAAAATTAGAGGAAACTGAAAGAATAGTTCATCAACTTCAGGAATCTTTGAACAG GATGATATATTGCATGTCAAACCAAGTTTCGGAGCTGAAAACAATCTTATCTACCGCGTCCAAGTCAAGTTCAACAACTTCAGGACCTTTTGTTAGACATGAAGGGTTTGATAGCATTTCCAGTAACTCTGAATGTTCATCCGCCGACTCAGATTTCACTTTTCCAGCTCCAGCTACAAGTTCAGCTTACCTTTCCTCTCTCGGCCCCAACTCTATCCAGCTTATAGTTCAGGACGTTTCAGGCATAGAAGTTTCAG GATCTGAAAGTGAGAAGGAGGGGGCTTTTGATGACTTCTTCTGA
- the LOC126584620 gene encoding myosin-11-like isoform X6, protein MAKPVTIVVGSHVWVEKPESVWIDGEVLNIKGDDAEIQTSDGNKSTYFHFVQVVAKLSKIYPKDTETPPDGVDDMTKLAYLHEPGVLHNLATRYEINEIYTYTGNILIAINPFQSLSHLYDAHMMERYNGVPFGELSPHVFAIADAAYREMITEGKGNSILVSGESGAGKTETTKMLMRYLAYLGGNAAAEGRSVEQKVLESNPVLEAFGNAKTVRNNNSSRFGKFVEIQFDKRGRISGAAIRTYLLERSRVCQISDSERNYHCFYLLCAAPPQETEKYKLGEPKLYHYLNQSNCYELDGISDQHDYLATRRGMDVVGINAVEQEAIFRVVAAILHLGNIDFANGEDNDSSVLKNDESLFHLQMTAELLMCNPRALEDALCKRVMVTPEEIIKRSLDPLGATVSRDGLAKTIYSRLFDWLVDKINFSIGQDPSSKCLIGVLDIYGFESFKTNSFEQFCINYTNEKLQQHFNKHVFKTEQEEYTKEEIDWSYIEFVDNKDVLDLIEQKKGGIIALLDEACMFPKSTHETFSTKLYQTFKDHKRFMKPKLTRSDFTIVHYAGEVQYQSDQFLDKNKDYIVPEHRDLLSASTCSFVAGLFPPLTEEATKSSKFSSISSRFKLQLQQLMEILNFTEPHYIRCIKPNSVLKPAIFENVNVLQQLRSGGVLEAVRIKCAGYPTYRSFSEFLTRFRVLAPEVLKMDCPENEASEMILVKMGLKDYQIGKTKVFLRAGQMAELDAKRILLLGDSAKVIQTRGRTRITRKKYVSTLEASICVQSFCKGELARKLLKLKKREISAVKIQKTARKRLARKDYLRIKFSSTILQAGVRAMAARDEFRYRVNAAIIIQTGLRAMVAREDFRCKVNAAVIQTDLEAKGEETTKLESSVQASTDLEKEKVKEATNAESPLLTNVSGGVEIDVLSKCQVAQVETEDACSMTQDLSSPDQNAERVKTLTAEVESLKGMLQAEKQRANECERRFVEARVSSEEGRKKLEETERIVHQLQESLNSVCQDDILHVKPSFGAENNLIYRVQVKFNNFRTFC, encoded by the exons ATG GCCAAGCCAGTGACCATTGTTGTTGGTTCTCATGTTTGGGTTGAAAAACCAGAATCAGTTTGGATTGACGGTGAAGTACTAAATATTAAGGGTGATGACGCTGAGATTCAAACTAGTGATGGGAATAAG TCGACCTACTTTCATTTTGTCCAGGTTGTTGCAAAGCTGTCAAAAATATACCCAAAAGATACAGAAACTCCTCCTGATGGAGTTGATGACATGACTAAGCTAGCATACTTGCATGAACCTGGAGTGCTTCACAATTTGGCAACTAGATATGAGATAAATGAAATTTAT ACTTACACTGGAAACATTCTCATCGCCATCAATCCATTCCAAAGTCTCTCACATCTGTATGATGCTCATATGATGGAACGGTATAATGGAGTGCCATTTGGAGAACTGAGCCCTCATGTTTTTGCAATAGCAGATGCTGCATACAG GGAAATGATTACTGAGGGAAAAGGCAACTCGATTCTGGTTAGTGGGGAAAGCGGAGCTGGTAAGACTGAAACAACTAAAATGCTTATGCGCTACCTTGCCTATTTGGGTGGTAATGCTGCAGCTGAAGGGCGGAGTGTTGAACAGAAAGTTTTAGAA TCAAATCCAGTTCTTGAAGCATTTGGCAATGCTAAGACTGTTAGAAATAACAATTCCAG CCGCTTTGGGAAATTTGTCGAGATTCAATTTGATAAACGTGGTAGAATATCAGGGGCAGCCATTAGAACATATCTCTTAGAGAGATCTCGTGTTTGCCAGATTTCGGATTCAGAGCGTAACTATCACTGTTTTTATCTCCTTTGTGCTGCTCCACCTCAG GAAACAGAGAAATATAAGTTGGGAGAACCTAAATTATATCACTATCTGAATCAATCAAATTGCTATGAACTTGATGGAATAAGTGATCAACATGATTATCTTGCCACTCGGAGAGGCATGGATGTTGTTGGAATAAATGCAGTAGAAcag GAGGCTATTTTCAGAGTTGTAGCTGCAATTCTTCACCTTGGTAATATAGATTTTGCCAATGGGGAAGATAATGACTCATCTGTTCTGAAAAATGATGAATCCCTTTTTCATCTTCAAATGACAGCAGAACTTCTCAT GTGTAATCCTCGGGCATTGGAAGATGCACTGTGTAAGCGTGTAATGGTTACTCCAGAAGAAATTATTAAAAGAAGTCTTGATCCCCTTGGCGCAACAGTTAGCAGGGATGGATTGGCCAAAACTATATATTCTCGTTTGTTTGACTG GTTGGTGGATAAGATCAATTTCTCAATTGGACAAGACCCTAGCTCAAAATGTCTGATTGGGGTTCTTGATATATATGGTTTTGAAAGCTTCAAAACTAACAG TTTTGAGCAGTTCTGTATTAATTACACTAATGAAAAGCTGCAACAACATTTCAACAAG CATGTATTCAAGACGGAACAAGAGGAATACACTAAAGAGGAAATAGATTGGAGCTACATAGAATTTGTTGATAATAAAGATGTCCTGGATCTCATTGAACAG AAGAAAGGTGGGATTATTGCTCTACTTGATGAAGCTTG TATGTTTCCAAAATCAACTCATGAAACATTTTCAACGAAGCTGTATCAGACATTCAAAGATCACAAACGCTTCATGAAGCCAAAACTGACCCGCTCAGATTTCACCATTGTTCATTATGCAGGAGAA GTACAATATCAGTCTGATCAATTCCTAGACAAAAATAAAGACTATATTGTTCCTGAACATCGAGATTTGTTGAGTGCTTCAACATGTTCTTTTGTAGCAGGCCTTTTCCCTCCACTTACAGAGGAGGCAACCAAATCTTCCAAGTTCTCATCCATCAGTTCTCGTTTTAAG CTACAACTCCAACAATTGATGGAAATACTAAATTTTACAGAACCCCATTACATAAGATGTATAAAGCCAAATAGTGTCTTAAAGCCTGCTATATTCGAGAATGTTAATGTCTTGCAACAGCTACGTTCTGGT GGTGTTTTAGAGGCTGTGCGAATAAAATGTGCTGGATACCCTACTTACAGGAGTTTTTCTGAATTTTTAACTCGATTTCGTGTCCTGGCCCCGGAAGTTTTAAAAATGGA TTGTCCTGAAAATGAAGCCAGCGAAATGATTCTGGTGAAGATGGGGCTTAAAGATTATCAG ATAGGGAAAACAAAGGTTTTCCTAAGAGCTGGTCAGATGGCTGAGCTAGATGCAAAGAGAATACTCTTACTCGGTGACTCAGCTAAGGTGATTCAAACCCGGGGCAGAACTCGTATTACTCGTAAGAAGTATGTTTCTACATTGGAGGCTTCTATTTGCGTACAATCATTTTGTAAAG GAGAACTGGCTCGCAAGTTATTGAAGCTCAAGAAGCGGGAGATTTCTGCAGTTAAAATTCAGAAGACTGCCCGTAAACGCCTGGCGAGAAAAGATTATCTCAGAATAAAGTTCTCTTCGACTATCTTACAGGCAGGCGTGCGGGCAATGGCTGCCCGTGATGAATTTAGATATAGGGTTAATGCGGCAATTATTATTCAG ACAGGTTTACGGGCAATGGTTGCTCGTGAAGATTTTAGATGTAAAGTTAATGCGGCAGTTATTCAG ACTGACTTGGAAGCAAAAGGAGAAGAAACAACGAAGTTGGAGTCCTCTGTGCAAGCTAGT ACTGacttggaaaaagaaaaggttaAAGAGGCAACAAATGCGGAGTCCCCCCTGCTTACTAATGTAAGCGGAGGTGTTGAAATAGATGTGTTGTCTAAATGTCAGGTTGCACAGGTAGAAACTGAAGACGCATGCTCTATGACCCAAGATCTTTCAAGTCCTGATCAAAATGCTGAAAGAGTTAAAACTCTTACTGCAGAGGTTGAAAGTCTGAAG GGCATGTTGCAAGCAGAAAAACAAAGAGCCAATGAGTGTGAAAGGAGGTTTGTGGAAGCTCGGGTATCAAGTGAGGAAGGACGTAAAAAATTAGAGGAAACTGAAAGAATAGTTCATCAACTTCAGGAATCTTTGAACAG TGTGTGTCAGGATGATATATTGCATGTCAAACCAAGTTTCGGAGCTGAAAACAATCTTATCTACCGCGTCCAAGTCAAGTTCAACAACTTCAGGACCTTTTGTTAG